The following proteins are encoded in a genomic region of Bacteroidales bacterium:
- a CDS encoding GntR family transcriptional regulator encodes MSQEFGSPTKSEVVIASITESIQNGELKTGQVIPSINSAAKKFNVARKTVIRAYDKLVSQGVIESRPKKGYFVVNKQPKAKFRLLMIVHSFDAHFETLYNDFREKVKDICDIEIYFHHYNIKILELIIGRNSSIYDLFVISSFNHPRIPKVIGRIPAGKVLIISRNDRLGSNYNFIVQNFFEGTYQSLVSAEKRIKKYERLFLCFPEKSGHPESLKNGFLAFGKEYAVSHQVINSLDQIKVQKGDAYLVIDDADLVNLLKVCKMRNWELGKDIGVISYNETPLKEVIRDGITVISCNFSMMAGVMTDFIRNRKGMQEFIPISLINRRSL; translated from the coding sequence ATGAGTCAGGAGTTTGGATCTCCAACCAAATCGGAAGTAGTTATTGCTTCTATCACGGAATCAATTCAAAATGGTGAATTGAAAACCGGGCAGGTCATTCCCAGCATCAATTCCGCTGCAAAAAAATTCAATGTTGCCCGTAAAACGGTCATTCGTGCCTATGATAAGCTGGTTAGCCAGGGAGTTATAGAGTCACGTCCCAAAAAAGGTTACTTTGTGGTAAATAAGCAACCCAAAGCCAAATTTAGGTTGCTAATGATTGTTCACAGTTTCGATGCACATTTCGAAACGCTTTACAACGATTTTCGCGAAAAGGTAAAGGATATCTGTGATATCGAGATATATTTTCACCATTACAACATCAAAATTCTTGAGCTGATCATTGGCCGGAACTCATCAATCTACGATCTGTTTGTGATCTCTTCATTTAATCACCCCCGAATCCCTAAAGTGATTGGCCGGATTCCTGCCGGCAAGGTCCTTATCATTTCAAGAAATGACCGCCTGGGGAGCAACTACAATTTCATTGTACAGAACTTTTTTGAAGGCACATACCAGTCATTGGTTTCGGCAGAAAAAAGAATAAAGAAGTACGAAAGGCTCTTTTTATGTTTCCCTGAAAAAAGCGGCCACCCAGAATCATTGAAGAACGGATTTTTGGCATTTGGTAAGGAATATGCCGTTTCTCACCAGGTAATAAATTCCCTTGATCAGATTAAAGTACAAAAAGGGGACGCTTATCTGGTTATTGACGATGCCGACCTTGTTAATCTTTTAAAAGTATGCAAAATGAGGAACTGGGAGCTGGGAAAAGATATAGGGGTGATCTCCTATAATGAAACTCCGCTTAAGGAAGTCATCCGGGATGGTATAACGGTTATTTCCTGCAATTTTTCAATGATGGCCGGTGTGATGACCGACTTTATCAGAAATCGCAAAGGCATGCAGGAGTTTATTCCAATCTCTTTAATTAACAGGAGATCACTGTAA
- the gldA gene encoding gliding motility-associated ABC transporter ATP-binding subunit GldA: MSIKAKELTKYYGDQKALDGISFEVKPGEIVGFIGPNGAGKTTAMKILTGYIMPNYGEAWINGRNALEQTLEIRKDIGYLPEHNPLYTQMFVKEYLKYVSGLYRLGNKTRERIHEVIDLTGLDKEKTKKIGTLSKGYRQRVGLAQAIIHDPGVLILDEPTTGLDPNQITEIRNLISRLGKEKTVLLSTHIMQEVEAICDRIIVINNGRIVADDKVGNISSWLKENKQTVQVEFDREVEEGTLAQIEGVNKVQKIDSKNWLLESSDKEDIRQRIFDFAVQSGFSVLSMQKKEKSLEQVFRDLTRE; encoded by the coding sequence ATGTCTATAAAAGCAAAGGAACTTACCAAGTATTACGGAGATCAGAAAGCATTGGACGGCATTAGTTTTGAAGTGAAACCCGGGGAGATTGTTGGATTTATCGGGCCTAACGGAGCCGGGAAAACAACTGCAATGAAGATATTAACCGGCTATATAATGCCGAATTACGGAGAAGCCTGGATCAACGGAAGGAACGCACTGGAACAGACCCTTGAAATCAGGAAGGACATTGGTTACCTTCCTGAGCATAACCCTTTGTATACTCAGATGTTTGTAAAGGAATACCTGAAGTATGTTTCCGGGCTTTACCGGCTGGGAAATAAAACCCGGGAACGGATTCATGAAGTGATTGATCTGACCGGTTTGGATAAGGAAAAAACCAAAAAGATCGGAACCTTGTCCAAAGGATATCGTCAACGCGTGGGCCTGGCACAGGCTATTATTCATGACCCGGGTGTGCTGATACTTGATGAACCTACCACCGGATTGGATCCCAATCAGATAACCGAGATCAGAAACCTGATATCCAGACTGGGCAAGGAAAAGACAGTGCTGTTGTCTACGCATATCATGCAGGAGGTGGAGGCTATCTGTGACCGGATCATTGTGATCAACAACGGAAGAATTGTAGCAGACGATAAGGTAGGAAACATTTCTTCCTGGCTTAAAGAGAACAAGCAGACCGTACAGGTAGAATTCGACCGTGAGGTCGAGGAGGGTACCCTGGCACAGATTGAAGGAGTCAACAAGGTACAGAAAATAGATTCAAAAAATTGGTTGCTGGAAAGCAGCGATAAGGAGGATATACGTCAGCGAATCTTTGATTTTGCCGTACAATCAGGGTTTTCTGTCCTTTCCATGCAAAAGAAAGAGAAAAGTCTGGAGCAGGTCTTCCGGGATTTAACCCGGGAATAG
- a CDS encoding dihydrofolate reductase, whose protein sequence is MAHKVLITHHIPVEGLKAIEEDFEIKLPENKHFSQEELAEMIPEYDALITVFGFEIGRDLIEKGENLKIIANFGAGYNNIDVEAATEKNIPVTNTPKTVIEPTAELAFALLLSLLRRVAEFDLRIKHKEEIRWEVMANLGHTLEGKTLGIIGMGNIGKSMAMKAKAFGMNILYYQRTPLDYTDEKTYSAGYVKFEELLRKSDVVSLHTPLTDETHHLLDDNELMKMKQGAFVINTARGAVIHEKALIRYLRNGHLGGAGLDVYEFEPKISEELLGMSNVVLVPHIGTANYETRKAIAEEAAGNVVKYFKGDRPPNLVNPDVYQ, encoded by the coding sequence ATGGCACATAAAGTATTGATAACTCACCACATACCGGTTGAGGGGCTTAAGGCCATTGAAGAAGACTTTGAAATTAAACTACCGGAAAACAAGCATTTTTCGCAAGAGGAACTGGCCGAAATGATCCCTGAATATGATGCACTCATTACAGTTTTCGGATTTGAAATTGGGAGGGATCTTATTGAAAAAGGAGAAAATTTGAAGATCATTGCCAATTTTGGTGCCGGCTATAATAATATTGATGTAGAGGCAGCTACGGAAAAAAACATTCCCGTAACCAACACACCAAAAACGGTCATCGAGCCCACAGCAGAACTTGCCTTTGCTTTGCTTTTGTCACTGTTAAGAAGAGTGGCGGAATTTGACCTTAGAATCAAACACAAAGAAGAAATCCGGTGGGAAGTAATGGCCAACCTCGGACACACACTGGAAGGAAAAACACTGGGGATTATAGGCATGGGAAACATCGGAAAATCGATGGCAATGAAAGCAAAAGCTTTTGGGATGAATATCCTCTATTACCAAAGAACGCCCCTTGATTATACCGATGAAAAAACTTACTCAGCAGGCTATGTTAAATTTGAAGAACTACTGAGAAAATCGGATGTTGTATCACTGCACACTCCCCTCACAGATGAAACCCATCATCTGCTGGATGATAATGAATTAATGAAGATGAAACAAGGTGCTTTTGTTATTAATACGGCAAGAGGTGCGGTTATACACGAAAAAGCTTTGATCCGGTACCTCCGGAATGGTCATTTGGGTGGTGCCGGCCTGGATGTCTATGAATTCGAGCCGAAAATCAGTGAAGAGTTGCTGGGAATGTCCAATGTTGTACTTGTACCGCATATAGGCACCGCCAACTATGAGACCCGGAAAGCCATTGCCGAGGAAGCTGCAGGCAATGTTGTAAAATATTTTAAGGGAGATCGCCCCCCTAATCTGGTAAACCCGGATGTATACCAGTAG
- the ispG gene encoding (E)-4-hydroxy-3-methylbut-2-enyl-diphosphate synthase, with translation MTQFNPDKKKYCESLTQYKRLNTSEVRVGHIPMGNGHPIRIQSMTNTDTNDTPATVEQIMRMADAGADYARMTTRTLKEAENLYNIKNNLLEKGYQIPLVADVHFNNRIAEKAAAIVEKVRINPGNYAIRYSRKGDLEEIRQHFIHLIDICKTNNTALRLGVNHGSLSKRIMDLYGDTPQGMVESALEFIKICEGQNFHNVVISLKSSNTRIMVQSNRLMVHEMLKRDRIYPLHLGVTEAGEGEDGRIKSAVGINALLADGIGDTIRVSLTEAPEEEIPVAKMLTGLIQSGPTHIKLPEITSLPINPFDYTKRKSSEVKFIGGSHSPVVIGRKESSDSLKADLIMAHSDNELNGSNSPAILPYHEWLKTGTPENRYPLFNSISQYLEHKKGSEYPTFISTSMDELNQTEELKNESNAVLILQAHSENPTFEQRRFIIGLMNRGINLPVIVHRRYSENHLPVLRLKAAADIGLLFLDGLADGLFLENEKNIQEEKLLQISFGILQASRSRIYKTEFISCPGCGRTQFNLEKTAEKIRQRMGHLKGLKIAIMGCIVNGPGEMADADYGYVGSGPGKVTLYRNKEVIKRNVTEEKAVEELERLIQEYGDWEVKKKE, from the coding sequence ATGACTCAATTCAACCCGGATAAAAAGAAATACTGTGAAAGCCTTACACAATATAAACGACTGAACACCTCGGAGGTACGTGTAGGACATATCCCAATGGGAAACGGACATCCTATACGCATTCAGTCGATGACCAATACCGATACCAATGACACCCCGGCTACGGTAGAACAGATCATGCGTATGGCTGATGCCGGTGCAGATTATGCCCGTATGACCACACGCACGCTGAAAGAAGCTGAAAACCTGTATAACATCAAAAATAACCTGTTGGAGAAGGGTTATCAGATTCCGCTTGTGGCCGATGTTCACTTTAACAACAGAATAGCCGAAAAGGCGGCTGCCATTGTTGAAAAAGTCCGCATCAACCCGGGAAATTATGCCATAAGGTATTCCAGGAAAGGAGATCTGGAAGAAATACGCCAACATTTCATCCATCTGATCGATATATGTAAAACCAACAATACGGCCCTTCGCCTTGGTGTGAACCATGGCTCCCTGTCAAAAAGAATCATGGATCTTTACGGAGATACCCCACAGGGCATGGTTGAATCGGCGCTGGAGTTCATAAAAATCTGTGAAGGGCAAAATTTCCACAATGTGGTAATTTCCTTGAAATCCAGCAATACACGCATTATGGTTCAGTCCAACCGATTGATGGTTCATGAAATGCTGAAAAGAGACAGGATTTATCCACTGCATCTAGGGGTAACAGAAGCCGGAGAGGGTGAAGACGGTCGCATAAAATCAGCCGTGGGTATTAACGCTCTACTCGCTGACGGTATCGGAGACACCATCCGGGTGAGCCTCACGGAAGCCCCCGAAGAAGAAATTCCCGTGGCCAAAATGCTTACCGGGCTTATACAGAGCGGACCAACACACATTAAGCTGCCTGAAATCACATCATTACCTATCAACCCCTTCGATTATACAAAAAGAAAATCTTCAGAAGTAAAATTTATTGGGGGAAGCCATTCTCCTGTAGTGATTGGCAGAAAAGAATCCTCTGACTCTCTGAAAGCCGACCTGATCATGGCTCATTCAGACAATGAACTCAATGGTTCAAATTCACCAGCCATTCTACCCTATCATGAATGGCTGAAAACAGGTACGCCGGAAAACCGCTATCCGCTTTTTAATTCCATCTCTCAATATCTGGAACACAAAAAAGGGTCAGAATACCCAACCTTCATAAGCACTTCAATGGATGAACTCAATCAGACAGAAGAACTCAAAAATGAAAGCAATGCAGTACTGATCCTTCAGGCCCATTCTGAAAACCCCACCTTTGAGCAACGGCGGTTCATTATTGGATTGATGAACAGGGGTATAAATTTGCCCGTAATAGTGCACAGGCGGTACAGCGAAAACCACCTGCCAGTTTTAAGGCTAAAGGCTGCTGCCGATATCGGGCTTCTTTTCCTCGACGGTCTGGCTGATGGATTGTTCCTTGAAAATGAAAAAAACATTCAGGAGGAAAAGCTTCTCCAGATTTCATTCGGTATCCTGCAGGCGAGCCGAAGCAGAATCTACAAGACTGAATTCATATCCTGCCCCGGGTGCGGAAGAACGCAATTCAATCTGGAGAAAACTGCTGAAAAAATCCGGCAAAGAATGGGTCATCTCAAAGGATTAAAAATAGCCATCATGGGATGTATAGTAAATGGTCCGGGTGAGATGGCCGATGCAGACTATGGCTATGTTGGCTCCGGTCCGGGTAAGGTTACCCTTTATCGCAATAAAGAAGTAATCAAACGTAATGTCACGGAAGAAAAAGCTGTGGAAGAACTGGAAAGGCTTATCCAGGAGTATGGGGACTGGGAGGTTAAGAAGAAGGAGTGA